The genome window ATTTTCTACCAGGTGGTCTGAAACCATTTTATAAAAGGATTTCATTTGTTCTACCGTGCTCAGATTTGCTTTCTTAGAAGAGATACTCGTAACGATTGCATTTGTAGTGCACTCCTTAATTAACAGGTTCTTTTCTTCTAGAGAAATACTGGTGGAGATTCTCCCTACACATTCACATGCTTCGCTAGATACATCTGGGACTAGGCTGTCTAAAGGTAGTATTGCTGTTGTATACGTATTATAGATATCACAGTTTTTTTGAAGCAATAACATAGTAGCTTCCATATCGGACTGATCGATACGTTCTATACCCGCCTCCGGATTTATGGTAATAGTGGTATCCCTTTGAGTATTGATTTGGGATAGCATTCCCGCTAGCACTGCTCCCTTAAGACATTCTTTATAGGTTTCCTGAAAGTTTTCTTTTAAGGACGCTGCTTCCGTATTTTCTAAACATTCACAGATCACAGCAGACATGACTTTATTTTTAGCTTCTACCTGTGCAAAGCTGCCTAGAGATAAAAGCAATAGTATAATAATTAGCAGGTTTTTCATAGTTATTATCTTTATAATCAAGTCATTCTATTTTATCTATTTAAATTTATTAGTGTTTTCAACACTATCGATTGTCTCTTCACAAATCAAGTTTAGTTGAGAATTGATGATCGTTATTAGCTTTCTTTTTTGTTGGGGCTTTATGTATTAGAGTTAGACTCGATCAGACATTTTTTGGTCTTATTTACGGAAATACGGTATGTAAAACAAGCTTTTTTCATAAGTAAAAAGGTCGCGACCAAGCTTGACAGAAATTTGTTCTGTGTCCCAACAGATCTCTTTTCCCTTGATTCTTTTTTAAGTTCAAGTTCGATTTCACTTCACTCCTGTACTTCCAAAACCACCTGCTCCTCTTTCTGTACTGCTCAATTCTTCTACTTTATGCCAGTCTGCACGCTCGTGTTTTGAGATGACTAACTGCGCGATGCGTTCTCCATCTTCTACGGTAAAGGCCTCGTTTGATAAGTTTACTAATATCACTCCTATTTCTCCTCGGTAATCTGCATCTATAGTTCCGGGTGCATTGAGGACGGTTACCCCTTTTTTGGCAGCCAGACCGCTTCTAGGTCTTACCTGAGCTTCTGTTCCTATAGGAAGTTCTATAAATAATCCTGTTTTTATAATCGCTCGTTCTAGCGGTTGTAAAGTTACGGCTGCTTTAAGACTTGCTCGTAAATCCATTCCTGCACTTGCCTGGGTTTCGTAATGAGGTAATGCGTGTGCCGATTTATTTATGATTTTAATGGTCATTTTCTTTTGAGGATTTTGTTAATTATTTCTCTTTCGCGTAAGCTAACTACTGCTATCATTGCAAGCGTCATTAAAGCTCCTACAAGATAGGTTTGCCAGCTTTCTATACCTAATTCTTCTCTTACAAAATAGAAAAACACCAATGAGAAACTTATAGATAAGATCAAGTAAAGTAAAATATTTGTAAGATCATACGGTACGGCAAGATGTTTTCTACCAATGAGATAAGAAACTACCATCATCAAAGCATAAGCGGCACAAGTCGCATAAGCACTCGCCATATAACCTATATGCGGAATCAATAGTACATTCACGAAAATGGTAAGTACTGCTGCTGTAATGGAAATGTAGGCGCCATACCGAGTCTTATCCTGGATTTTATACCATACAGAAAGCGTTTGATAAATCCCTGAGAAGAAATAAGCGATCAAAATAAGTGGCACGACTTCCATAGCGGTTTCGAAGCCCTCTTTAACAATATAAGGTTTTATGAAATCTACCAAAACCACATAGGCCATCAACGCCACAGATCCAAAAGCGACAAAGGCTTTAGTAATCAATGCATATTGTTGTGTAGCATTTTTATCTCCTGACTGACTAAAAAAGAAGGGTTCTACTCCTAGTCTGAAGGCTTGTGCGTACAAAGTCATTCCTACGGCAAGTCGATAGCCTGCGGTGTAAACGCCTACAATTCCTTCTGCCTCTTCTTCCCCAACCGGAAGCAATTTTTGAAGCAATATTTTGTCTACAGTTTCATTAATCGCAAATGCAAAACCAGCCAAAAGAATGGGCCAGCCGTAGGAAAACATGGTTTTCCAAAGTGTTGCATCAAATTCCCATTTGGTGAAATAGGGTTTTATGACTATTAAAAACGTGATAAAACTTGCCGAGAGAAAAGCAATAAAAAAGAGCTCAATTCTATCTGCTGGAAGTACTCTTTCCATAGAAGGAAAATCTTGTAAAACCGTAAAAAACAATAAGGTCATACCTACTGTGATCAACACATTGAACAATTTGATCAGTGCATATTTAGTCGATTTTCCTTGCGCTCGCATATAAGCAAACGGAATGACCATTAAAGTATCAAAGACGATTACGGCAATGACCCATTTCCAATATTGAGCAGACAAGCCTGTTGCCGCTTCTATTTGATCTATAAATAAATAGGCTGCCAAACCAAAAACAAGGGTAGTTGCCAGCAAGGAAACAAGTGCTGTTCCTAACGTCTTGGCTTTAGTAGAAGCATCGTTATAAAACCTAAAAAAAGCCGTTTCCATACCATAAGTAAGGATGACGTTTGCAAAAATGATATAAGAAAAGATGATAGAAACCTCTCCAAATTCTACTTTTCCAGGTAAGTACTCCGTGAGTAGTTTAGTTAATAAAACCGTAAGCAATCGTGGCAAAACAGTCGCCAGACCGTAGATAAAGGTGTTTTTAAAAAGGTTTTTTATGGAACTCAAAAAGATGGCTTATTTGAATTTCAAAGGTAGGATTATTTTCCTAAGGCTAGAATTAATTCTAACTTTAGGAAAATGAAATAAGTAAGGGTTTAATTAAATTTCGAGATGATTAAAGTTCTTTGGTTTTCAACCAGCATCTCATCTAACTTTCCGACTTTAGGATGAGCCGATATCATCGTATTCAGGCTCTAGAAAACGAGCCATCACCCTGTTGTAAATTTCATAAAATCCACAGCATGTTAGCTAGGTGGTGATCATCGAGCGAGAAATCCTCACCTAGTCCAAAGCATGTGTTCTTGATAGCAATCAGATGATCTGTTTATCAGTTCTATCAAAATTTAATTACCATCGCCTTGTGGTGGTGCTCCAGGAAAAGCGATGCTTTCTTTTTGCGTTATACCTTCCAACTTTACGAGTTTTGTTTTTCCGTCTACTTCAAATGCAATTACCGCTTCGTCTTTGAGTAATTTAATAGGCAATCCTTCCATTTGAGGTGCTTCGTTACCGTATTCATTTTTAGGATCCAAACTCATGTCCCTATCTGTATTAGGAAAACTAAAGCGGGTGACTAACATTTGCTTGTCATTTGAAGTAAAGCTAGCTACATTATTCTCCATACCACGGAAATAAACCGATTCTAACTGATGTCCTTCTATTATCGAGGCGGGAAAATACAGCGTCACGCCACTTCCAGAACCTGGCGCACCACCAGTCCATTCTTCATAATAAGGCTGCTCGCCGACTTTAAAATCGGTACTGGACAAGGTTTTGGAGATTTTTTGAGAACTACAAGAACTTAAAATAATCGCTATAAATAGAGTGAAGTATTTCATAAGGTATTTTGTTTGATGAATTCAATGATTGTGCCGAATGATAAAAGTAGTACTTATTAAAGAAACAAGAACGCTGGACTGAAAGAGTGGTGAGAAGATAGCGTTTTGGGATACTCTTTGTCAGGTTTGCTTTCACCAACAACATCGACAAACTCTTTCCAGCGCCTTAGTGTGCAAAAAAATCTAACTTATTTTTCCTTTACCCAAGCTTAAAGGGTGCAGAAACATCGTGTAGGTTTCTGTTTCTCAAGCCTAAAGGGTGCAGAAACAAGAAATTGGTTTCTGTTCCTCAAGCCTAAAGGGTGCAGAAACATGATGTGGATTTCTGTTCCCCAAGCTTGAAAGGTGCAGAAACATAAGCTCTCTTTTTTTGATTTTGATATACATTAAAGATTGTTTTTCAAGTTCGATAAGCTCAAGTTCTGTTGAGAAACCTCCCCTTTTTATTACCTCCGACGATCTCAGCTGAGCCGATAGAAGATATGGCATGGGAAAAGGTTGCAGAGCTAATTTGAAAATCGAACACCGATTAAGGAATATCG of Nonlabens sp. Ci31 contains these proteins:
- the dut gene encoding dUTP diphosphatase encodes the protein MTIKIINKSAHALPHYETQASAGMDLRASLKAAVTLQPLERAIIKTGLFIELPIGTEAQVRPRSGLAAKKGVTVLNAPGTIDADYRGEIGVILVNLSNEAFTVEDGERIAQLVISKHERADWHKVEELSSTERGAGGFGSTGVK
- a CDS encoding lipopolysaccharide biosynthesis protein, with protein sequence MSSIKNLFKNTFIYGLATVLPRLLTVLLTKLLTEYLPGKVEFGEVSIIFSYIIFANVILTYGMETAFFRFYNDASTKAKTLGTALVSLLATTLVFGLAAYLFIDQIEAATGLSAQYWKWVIAVIVFDTLMVIPFAYMRAQGKSTKYALIKLFNVLITVGMTLLFFTVLQDFPSMERVLPADRIELFFIAFLSASFITFLIVIKPYFTKWEFDATLWKTMFSYGWPILLAGFAFAINETVDKILLQKLLPVGEEEAEGIVGVYTAGYRLAVGMTLYAQAFRLGVEPFFFSQSGDKNATQQYALITKAFVAFGSVALMAYVVLVDFIKPYIVKEGFETAMEVVPLILIAYFFSGIYQTLSVWYKIQDKTRYGAYISITAAVLTIFVNVLLIPHIGYMASAYATCAAYALMMVVSYLIGRKHLAVPYDLTNILLYLILSISFSLVFFYFVREELGIESWQTYLVGALMTLAMIAVVSLREREIINKILKRK